A segment of the Nitrospina gracilis 3/211 genome:
TTTTGATTTTTTTGACCGGACACCTTGCCTTTGCAGAAAGGCGTATTATATAAGACCAACGTTTCTGGCACTCTGCCTCACAGAGTGCTAACCCTTGCTTACTTGACTCAGATCCGAACCCGTAACCGGTTATTTTATAAAAAGTTATGGATCAAAGCGGCGTTGCACGAGGACGCCCACCATCACCAATCCAGTTTACTGGATTCCAAGTTTATCATTTTTTGGGAAGGAGCACAGTTCTATGAACATTCGTCCATTGCAAGACCGTATTCTGGTGCAACCCATTCGGGAGAAAGAAGTCCGAAAAGGGGGGATCATCATTCCCGATTCCGCCAAGGATGCGCCCACGGAAGGCCGAGTGAAGGCCGTCGGCCCGGGCCGGATCGGTGAAGACGGAAAACGCGTGAAACCGGATGTGAAAGTCGGCGACAAGGTGCTGTACAGCAAGTACGGCGGCACCGAGGTGAAGATCGACGCCGAAGATTTCCTGCTGATGCGGGAAGACGACATCCTGGGCGTGATCGACAGCAAATAACCCCACGAACCCCCTATTTGAGGAGAACGATATACAATGGCAAAACAAATCGTATATGACGAGGAAGCACGACACAAGATTCTGTCCGGCGTCAACCAGCTCGCCGACACCGTCAAACTGACCTTGGGCCCCAAGGGCCGCAATGTGGTCATCGACAAGAAATTCGGCTCTCCGTTGATCACCAAGGACGGCGTGACCGTCGCCAAGGAAATCGAACTGAAGAACCCGTTCGAGAACATGGGCGCGCAGATGGTCAACGAAGTCGCGAGCAAAACCAGCGACAACGCCGGTGACGGCACCACGACGGCGACCGTACTGGCGCAGGCCATTTTCCGCGAAGGCATGAAGAACGTCACCGCCGGCGCCAACCCGATGGAAATCAAGAAGGGCATCGAGGATGCCGTCGCCGCGGTGATCCCGGCCATCCAGAAGCTCTCCAAACCGACCAAGGACAAGAAGGAAATCGCCCAGGTCGGCACCATCTCCGCCAACCACGACACCGCCATCGGCGAGATCATCTCCGAAGCCATGGACAAAGTGGGCAAAGACGGCGTCATCACCGTCGAAGAGGCGAAGAGCATGGAGACCGCTCTCGAAATCGTGGAAGGCATGCAGTTCGACCGCGGTTACCTGTCGCCCTACTTCGTCACCGACGCGGAGCGCATGGAAGCGGTGCTGGAAGACTGCTACCTGCTCCTGCACGAGAAGAAAATCTCCAGCATGAAAGACCTCCTGCCGGTTCTGGAAAAAGTGGCCAAGGGCGGCAAACCCCTGCTCATCGTGGCGGAGGAAGTGGAAGGCGAAGCGCTGGCGACCCTCGTGGTCAACAAACTGCGCGGCACCCTGAACGTCTGCGCCGTCAAGGCTCCGGGCTTCGGCGACCGCCGGAAGGACATGCTGAACGACATCGCCATCCTGACCGGCGGCCAGGTGATCACCGAGGACATCGGTGTGAAACTGGAAAACATCACCCTGGACGACCTGGGCCGCGCCAAGCGCGTGACCATCGACAAGGACAACACGGTGATCGTCGACGGCAAGGGCAAGCCTTCTGAAATCCAGTCCCGGGTCAAACAGATCCGCGCCCAGATTGATGAGACCACCTCCGACTACGACCGCGAGAAACTACAGGAACGCCTCGCGAAGCTGGTCGGCGGCGTCGCCATCATCAAAGTCGGTGCGGCCACCGAGACCGAGATGAAGGAAAAGAAAGCCCGCGTTGAGGATGCCCTGCATGCAACCCGTGCGGCGGTCGAGGAAGGCATCGTGCCCGGCGGCGGCGTGGCGTATCTGCGCTGCCTCAATTCCCTCGACAAGCTGGATGGCACTCACGACTACAAACTGGGCGTGAAAATCATCCGCCGTGCTCTGGAAGAGCCGGTCCGGCAGATCGCGGCCAACGCCGGTGAAGAAGGCACCGTCATCGTCGAGAAGGTGAAAAGCCTGAAAGGCGCCAACGGTTTCGACGCCCGCACCGGCGAGTACGTCGACATGCTGAAGGAAGGCATCATCGACCCGGCAAAGGTCACCCGCACCGCGTTGCAGAACGCGGCCAGCATCTCCGCACTGTTGCTGACCACGGAAGCGATGATCACCGACCTGCCGGAAGAGAAGGACGACCATGGCCATGCGCACGGCGCACCGGGCATGGGTGGCATGGGCGGTATGGGAGGTATGGGCGGCATGATGTAAGCCCCCCCTCCTTTTTGAATAGAATCCCCGGTCCCGTTTGGGGCCGGGGATTTTTTTTGCCCGTTATGGATGGTTATATTCGAGGGAATCCACCGGGGGATTCTCCAATTCCGGTTGACATCTGACGGCTAATAAAATATAATTTTAAAAATCAATTACTTACAAGTTACCGGTGAGTGACGGACACCACTCACCGCGCTGGAGAGGACAGGGATTGCCGGGCTCCGGGCCGGGTTTCCTGCGGCATCTTTACCCTCGTTCAGGCCTGCATTTATGGTAAGGTACGGCTCTTTACGGACCACGCCACCCCCTGTGGCGCTTACGAGCCCCTGACCGTCTTGATGTCTAAACCCAATTTCATTCGATTGTTTCTGAGAGCTGCCTTCCAGTTTCCGGCTTTTTGGCTGGCCGCATGCTTGTTGCTGGCGATGCCGCGTCCGGCGTGGGCCGACTCCCCTCTCCACTTCGTGGTGGAGAACAAGACCTTCGTGTACAACCAGGAACACACGAACATCGACGCCATCAACGAAGGTTTCACCCTGATCGGCAACCAGACCAAGACCTATTTCCGCTACGCCATCGCGCCTGCCGTGGCGGTGGACGTCGGCGCGTTTTTGGATTTTCCCTTTGGGGAGGACGACCGCGTCTCGGGGGTCGACCCCATCATTTCCCTGCACTGGGGATTCGCGCCGGGCTGGCAGTTCACCGCCGGTACCATCGACCGGAACCATCCCCTGCACGACGCCTTCTTCAACGACAACCTGCGTTACATCGAGCCGATCGAGCAGGGATTCCAGATCCGCGGCGACACGCAACACATTTTGCAGGACACATGGCTGAGCTGGGAGGAACGGGAGACGCAGACAAAACGTGAAAAATTTGCGGCGGGCAACTACACGCAGTTGAAGGCGGGCGGCTTCATGGTGGACGCGCAGGTCTACTGGGTCCACCTGGGGGGACAGAAAAACAGCGGCCCCGG
Coding sequences within it:
- a CDS encoding co-chaperone GroES, with the translated sequence MNIRPLQDRILVQPIREKEVRKGGIIIPDSAKDAPTEGRVKAVGPGRIGEDGKRVKPDVKVGDKVLYSKYGGTEVKIDAEDFLLMREDDILGVIDSK
- the groL gene encoding chaperonin GroEL (60 kDa chaperone family; promotes refolding of misfolded polypeptides especially under stressful conditions; forms two stacked rings of heptamers to form a barrel-shaped 14mer; ends can be capped by GroES; misfolded proteins enter the barrel where they are refolded when GroES binds); this translates as MAKQIVYDEEARHKILSGVNQLADTVKLTLGPKGRNVVIDKKFGSPLITKDGVTVAKEIELKNPFENMGAQMVNEVASKTSDNAGDGTTTATVLAQAIFREGMKNVTAGANPMEIKKGIEDAVAAVIPAIQKLSKPTKDKKEIAQVGTISANHDTAIGEIISEAMDKVGKDGVITVEEAKSMETALEIVEGMQFDRGYLSPYFVTDAERMEAVLEDCYLLLHEKKISSMKDLLPVLEKVAKGGKPLLIVAEEVEGEALATLVVNKLRGTLNVCAVKAPGFGDRRKDMLNDIAILTGGQVITEDIGVKLENITLDDLGRAKRVTIDKDNTVIVDGKGKPSEIQSRVKQIRAQIDETTSDYDREKLQERLAKLVGGVAIIKVGAATETEMKEKKARVEDALHATRAAVEEGIVPGGGVAYLRCLNSLDKLDGTHDYKLGVKIIRRALEEPVRQIAANAGEEGTVIVEKVKSLKGANGFDARTGEYVDMLKEGIIDPAKVTRTALQNAASISALLLTTEAMITDLPEEKDDHGHAHGAPGMGGMGGMGGMGGMM